ACCCACACAATCACATGAACATATTCTAAAGAAAAGTGCAGTCATATCACAGGCACGCATGCTTATGTGTCAGGTCTGTGACATCTCCATTGTTATTTAGGTTGTACATTTAGTCGTCTTCCCACTATTTAGCAGGGAGTTGTCTGGTACAATAAAGGATTCAGAGTTTGACAGCTCAGCTTTGATTATAACATCAGtggtagtgggggggggggggggggggggggggtatttcaTGCATACTAAGTAAACCAACTCACTGTACTGTATCTGTTAAAGTATTTTATTATAGTCTGACTGTTTGTTCCTTGAATGTATTAAATCTGTGTGATGGCAAAAGTACTGTAGAaaattactttaaaataaactgtaatGGAAGTTAAATTTAGGCATTTCACAATTCTGAATTGAAAAATGTTCTTACGAACAAAAATGTGGAATTAAAGTGCAATCCTATTATCAGTatttctttgtttacagtagTTGACTTGCAAGACAGTTGATCCAGTGGTATTTTTTTCAATGATTTACAGTTACACAAGCATTATATTCTTGCTTTTAAAGCAACTTTAGAAAAGTATGCATTTTCATCCTGAaaccaataaaatacaataaagtaaATCTCTGTTGTGTCCTGTAATTGATGCAAAATGAATGTATGATcttttcacaattatttttgaTCATCTCTGCCAGGGAGGTTATATGTTTTGTTATGACACCCCTGTAAAtttgtttattggtttgtttatttgtttgtgggaTTATGCAAAAGGTACCCATTGATACCGCAAAACTTGGTAAAAGGATGCGCCATTGGTCAAGGTAGAGAACACATAACGTTTTGATGTGGATCCAAATCAGGGatattttaactttctttacCATTGCAAAATAACATTTCCCTTGATTTCTCATTTAAccattaatggatcttgatgaaaaaagagagacatgtttagggaactgatattcaAGAGTTTGTGCAATATGtggcagatccaaataaaaatatggATCTAGTGGATTTTAATGAGTTATTTATTGAGTAACACATAGACCGTATACAACTATTAAATACTACTACTAGcgctagtagtagtagtagtatttgataaaataaaaacatcgaCATTAATACGATAAGTTAAGATAACAGATAAGATGAGTttatcctttattagtcccacactggggaaatttgcaatattacagcagcaaCAGTCAAAAGTAGGCATCAGTAAGTATCATGCAATATATAAGTGCAAGGACCTATGTGCAATATGCACAGTGAATGAattgcacatgaaccattgTATTAGATAAAGTGGaatgaatattgcacagttaAGAATGTCAAACCTGAGTTAAAGTGCaatcattattaataaaaatgtattgttgaTATTATGAATagttctttgtatatatatattaataaataagtaggtattatttcatatttatatacagtctatagttGGAAGTTATTTATCTGGCTTAGTTCGGAGCAGTCCACAGTTCTGAGAAAAAAGGCGCTCACCCGATCCGAACTCCACCTCCCATGATGCCCGGCGCGCGGCAGGAAGTACGTCATCACGTTGCTTGACTCTTCAGCTGTCAGACTTTGGCCacccgaaaaaaaaaaaaaaagaagtccaGGTCTTGTTAGCAAAGTTAACTCGAAGTGTCCGAGCCGCGGAGACTCGATTTAAACTCGTGCATTGATCTGCCGATCGAGCTTTGGACGCGCGAGCCGCAGATCGAAGCGCTGCGCGTGCACAGTGACGAAACATCGGGTTTTTAATCGCTgctagtttttctttttcttttttttttcttttttgtgtgtgcacggCAAGCCAGCGATCCTGAGCGGGTGGAAGGGTAGATGCAGGGAGGGagtaaaaaaaaggcaaaagtcTTTGTGCTTCCCTTCCCCCTCATCACAGCAAAGGGGAAATGTCTCTGTCCAAAGGAGGTGAGTGCTTTTTGTTTGGTTTCATCttcaccccccaccaccaccatcacacacacttcttttcaaaactgtattttaccaaaaaataaacaaacatggaaGTAGTTCTGCTcgctatgtttaaaaaaatgtaacctcGCCAGGTGGAAggcttgcatgtgtgtgagctggggggggagaagaagtAAAAGAAGTAGAAGCTAGCTAGCGTGTGTCCCCGCCGCTCAGCCCCTTCACATCCCCGTGTCTCAGAGGTGGAAGCTAGCGATAGCATGTCTTTTTAACGGTTAATATATCTGAAGCTAAGGGCTACACTCGCACCGCGTCGTTTTCAAACGGTGGCTAGCTAACTTAGTTTGCGGGCTAATGACGGGAGTGTTGCCGGGGCTGTGATTCCCTACCGAGTCGTCCCGGAGCTGGAAGTGACCGCGCACACGGGAGTTTGTCCCCCCGGGTGGAAGCGACGCAGGGTCcacaggtgtttgtgtttctcggCCTCATGACTCATCGATCGCGGCGGGTTCTGTTCAGGTTTGACCGAACTTATCAGCTTCAGTGTACAAATGGGAACTCATACAAACACGCACAAGCATctgcacagataaaaaaaaagaagcaaacttCCCCTTTTCCTtgtggtgtttttattttgtaataccAAGGAACCAGGGCGCCATCACACACTTGGCTTCCGCCTGTCAGTCAGCGAGTGGGTGTTTTGTAATTactgaataaaacacacaccttGGAAAAGTCATGGTCCTTCCTCTGCGTcactcacgtacacacacacacacacacacgcacacacacagacacgtccccctaaccctaaccctttgaCGACCCTCATTTACATAATGCATTTTCCCCAAGCCCTTACCATAatcttaaccatcacaactaaatgcctaacctaaccccaattctaaccctgaccctaaaaccaagtcttgaCCCTCAAGCAGTCCATTGACTTGGTGAAGACCacccaaaaatgtcctcacaatgataggattgaaccaaaattggccCTCACAACTGTAGatggacatgcacacacacacacacacacacctccaacaTGATGGCGATGATGTCAATTTACATTTCACGTTCACCGCTGCTGCTGTTACACAATCATACTAGCGTTACCATGGTCGGGAGTACACACGGCTTCCTCAGAGCGCTGTGCAGATTGGCTGTGCTGCAGCTCAGGCACTCGCAGCCTTTGGCCTACCGTGGCATGTTTTGACTTGCAGCACCAATACCTGGTGCAGCCTCTCTCCTGTTTGTTGACAGCTCGCTGGCTGCAAGCAGACGCTCCATAGCTGCTGCACAGGTTCTGACGCCGCTGATATTGAAGTTGTGTGCATATGCGAGGCAAGCCCGAGATGTTTCCGTGGAAGTGCctttttgtatttgtctgttaATGGTTAGAGTGGTTGCAAGTTAGTTGCAGCGCTGCTCATTGTATTGCCGAGGCATGTTCGGAGATTGGGTTCTCCCTCACAGAGCTGATAGGGTAGCGGGGAAGATTATCTGTGCATGAGTCATTGTGTCTGTATAAGGACCCACACTCTGAGCTCCCGAGCTTCCTGATGGTGACTTGCCACACAGCTATTGGCACTTTGATCCAATGCACAATCCAGAAATTCTTGTTCCCATTACGTACATGCACTACTGCACCGTGGGTACTTTCCACTGAACATCTTTGGTTTTCTATGTATGACTGCATTTCCTGTTAAAGTGCACCAGTTCACTGCTAACACGGCAGCAAAAACTATTAATCTGATGAAGACGCCATAATCAGAATAGTGAATTGCTCAGGAGAGGGCTGTTGAGTGGAGCTGGCCTCGGCTGGCCTGAACAGGGACAGTGAGCTCCAAACGGGCCAAGTGAAGTGACATCATATTTCCCAAAGGGTCCTgacagttgttgtgttttcagcgGATGGGTCCAGTCTGACTGGCCATGAGTCATATCCCACCCCACAGCCATGGCTACAGGGTCACTGCACACACCACCCACTGGCTCCCCGAACAGGACTGCTTCCTGAGAGGGCCAAACACTTAGACGTTAGATATAATGGACAATCTGCAGTTTATTTTCTGCAGGAGAAAAGGATTGTTAAATATGTCAACTTGAGTAAACCCAATTTATGTCATGTGTGGGATGCTTTTCAACTGCACCACCGTGTTTGTGCTCTTCATTTGTCTTGTTGCATGAACAAAACATTTTCCTGTGATGGCTTTGAGTGCTCAATGGTCATTTACTTTATCCCACGATGAGGAActgcaaacaatttttttttgataCAGCATGTGTGACTAAATCACACTTCAATCTCTACCAAGCGGAACTATCATAGTTTGTCCAGACACCGTAGGCCTATTTTAGGGCTGCAACACAAAATGGATCTGTCAGATGTTTTCAGTGGTCGGCCATGGAATCTAAAAACTTCACTTCCCTTCCAGCTTCATCTAGCTGAGGAGGGGTTTGCCCAATCATACTTCCTCCAGACTGGAGCTGTGTGAGTCACTCATTCATAAATACAGGCCCACAGAAAGagtgacagtttatttattttttacttttgctaGGTTTATCTGTGCATTTAGCCAATTTTTCTGAACTGGAGTAGAATCATTAAACTTCTTGCTTTGATCCTTGTTTGCAGCAAGAACAGAAGATAACCAGTGGGGACCATATTGTTTTTCATCATATAATCCCAGTGAACATCTGACCAAGTCCTAGCACACGCAGATAAAGGTCAAGAaaagtgttttatgtttttcctGTTGACCTTGCAACACGAGCAAACATGCTGAACACAAATGTTCATGTCAGGGAGGGTTGGGCTGTTTTTTCCCCTGTTATTGCTCGTAAGCCCGGTAGCTGTGTCATTCTGGCAGAGACTCCCGGCCCCTGATGGGAAGTCCCGAAGGCTGCTGGTAAACTGTGTTTATGAATGGACTGCTGTCACTGACTTAACAAAGAAATGTCCTGGAGCTGCACAGTTTACAGCAGAATTGTAGAATATGTGAGGGCTGCTAATCTgagaaaaaacaggaaaacatatTGATAAATGAATTTCCAGCTTAAAGGGGAGagattatgaaaattccactattgtagtgcttctacacgttaatttgggtccCAAaagctgcgccagctcaagctcccactgctcccactgcgggggtGCGCTGGGGAGCttgggctctcgcagccaggctcaccggtgggaggggggcggggcactcaaaacaggtcaatctgaggagggctgttttagacagggtaaaaaggtgctgttttaaatgatccttgtggtattttgaccaaaatatgttacagacatttcattaagaccccaaggaaccatatcaactgtggtaaaatgggcataatatgtcccctttaaagtaaaaaaaaatatgtgacAGGAAAAAGCCCCCCACCGAAGCATTTGAGTCATCATACTGATGTTGATAAGTCACTCAGTCCACCTCCTCTGTGTTGCTGGGCCTCAGCTTTGAGTACACCTAATCTCCAGTGAGATAACAGATCATTTGGTGTGGTTTGTGTCAGTGGAAACTCCAAATTGACTGCAAGCTTGAAAACACTCCTTACTACGAGAATAGAAAACAATATATCAATAGGCCAATATGGACACTTAGTTGGCACTGATTGTTCTGATTCAGAAGCCTTTGTTTTTAATTCGGACTAATGTTGCATATGGACTATGTAGATGTGGAGTTAATTTGCCTCGGTCAGACAAAACACTGCAAATTATACTCGCTTGTTGTAGCTTTACTGATTGGGTCTGAGATTGTTATGGTGTTCTTGTATttaagggaagaagaagaaccctGGGCTGAAGCTTGCCAAAGAAGTGTTTGCGCAGCccccaccagcagcaccagcgtaagcctcctttttttttttttacaatggcaGCCATACCATCCTTAGAGAGTTGCAAAATTAGGGTCTCACTGACGCACTGGTTGGGTCAATTTATAAGCTTATATTAGGTAATCACAGAAACAGCAGTGGTGGTGTTTATATCAGACTGTaaggaagaataaaaagatgtacataaaaaaatgtcatattttatcAAATATCTTTCCACCACTCCACTATCATATGGGCTTTATGGTCCTTCTTTACATTTCGTTAATAGAgattaacacattttaaacataCCAGGTCACAATTACATGAGGTACATATTAACACTTTATCAAAAACTTTTATAgcattcatttaattttgaGGATGCAGCACTGTCTCGCCCTCCATTTTATAACTCCTCTTTCAGATGTACAGCTGCATGGATTCAAAGAGAGTGACACCCTGCCAATAATTGATTTATATTCCACTAATAAACATGCACATATTCTCTCAGCATATGAATATTCCATTAGGGTTGAATTATTGTGTGCCTTTTTCACAGGTAGTTTAATTGTTTTGCCGTCTCTCTGCAGGGCCCCTCGAGATCTTGACTCTAAAGCTTGCGTCACAATTGGAGATCAGGTAAAGCTGGCTCTCATTGCCTACTCTATTTTTTGGCCGAGCTGAATCCATCCTTTAATGTAATGTATGCCTCCTCCTGTGCAGAACTTCGTGGTGAAGGCAGATGACTTGGAGCAGATTTCGGAGCTGGGAAGGGGAGCGTATGGTGTGGTGGACAAGATGAAACATGTGCCCAGTGGTGTTATCATGGCTGTCAAGGTAGGGTGCTAGGCTGCCACTCAGGTTACCTGATTTGGCATCTGTGTACATGCACCATGCTTTTTATAAATGGAAGCCTCACAGATTTATTCAAGATATGTGCTCATCCTGTAAATATTCCGCTCAGATCAGTTAGATCTGTGACATGTTATATTAAGAGAGGGGTGCAGGGCTATAGGGTTATACACTGGACACCATTTGATTCAAGCTACATGTGCCTGTGATGACACAGCCCATCTATGATGTTTGTGTTACCAGAGAATTCGTGCCACAGTCAACAGTCTGGAGCAGAAGAGACTCCTGATGGACCTGGACATTTCTATGAGGACAGTTGACTGCTTCTTCACTGTGACCTTCTATGGCGCCCTCTTCAGAGAGGTGAGgacaatatttttatataaatcaaTTGACTGCTGTGACACCCTGTCTTAATCTTGTTTCTTCAATTTTGGCACTTTTTTTTGTATCCAGGGGGATGTGTGGATCTGTATGGAGCTAATGGACACGTCTCTGGACAAGTTCTATAAGAATGTTATTGAGAAAGGCAAAACCATCCCCGAGGACATCTTGGGAAAGATCACAGTAGCAGTACGTACTGTCCCTAAGATATCCAGTGTGTTAACATGATTTATAAAGTAAAGGTCTTCAACCTTTTTCTGGAGTCTTGTTCTCTCTGAGAAGTACAAGATGTATGGGTTATCTGTAGTTAGTCATTTATTGGCGAACAACACCCAGGTGCAGTGAATTTCTAGGGTCTTGTTGTCACAGTCAGGTTGCCAGGCAACCTGTAATATAGTCTGGATGAAGTCCTGGgtttataaaaaaactatgaTTCGCAAAGAAAGTGTCACATCACGTGATTAccactaaaagcaaaaacacattAGTGTTCGTATACAGATTACATATTAAACATTTAAGGATTTTTCGTATGTAATtctcagaaagaaaacaattattaaCCCTTATAGTTCCCCAAATCTACAACCATCTCTTGTAAATATTATCATaactaatatttaaaatattaaggCACGATTCTTCTTTGCATTTTTAATATAGACAATCACTTTTTTTACTGCAGGTTTGTTGTTAAACAGAAATTAATTTGACTCCAGGAAATCCACAACACCAAACCCAACCAACAATAGACCACAGATAATTAATTTATGTTAATGTGTATGTAAACGCTCATTGGTTTCACTGAGATACCATCTGTGGCATCAGTTCATGTGATCATCTTTTCAGCGGAGTTCAGTCtttttcctgaaatgttctTCTACTACTCCACAGATTGTCAAGGCATTA
Above is a genomic segment from Pleuronectes platessa chromosome 16, fPlePla1.1, whole genome shotgun sequence containing:
- the LOC128459295 gene encoding dual specificity mitogen-activated protein kinase kinase 6, which produces MSLSKGGKKKNPGLKLAKEVFAQPPPAAPAAPRDLDSKACVTIGDQNFVVKADDLEQISELGRGAYGVVDKMKHVPSGVIMAVKRIRATVNSLEQKRLLMDLDISMRTVDCFFTVTFYGALFREGDVWICMELMDTSLDKFYKNVIEKGKTIPEDILGKITVAIVKALEHLHNNLSVIHRDVKPSNVLINTQGQVKMCDFGISGHLVDSVAKTLDAGCKPYMAPERINPDLNQKGYSVKSDVWSLGITMIELAILKFPYDSWGTPFQQLKQVVDEPSPQLPADRFSPDFVDFISQCLRKKPNERPAYTELMQHPFLTLHDAKETDVASFVKVILDD